CAGGAAAAGAAAGAACATCAAAATTATTAATCACAGATTCTTTTTTTAGTATGTCTGGAATGATATTTCCAGTACTAGCATCATATTTATTAAGTCATAAAATATTATGGTACTGGATATATATTATTATTAGTATAATATATTTTATTATTTTCCTTATTACATTAAATGTAAAATTTCCAAAAATCAACAATAACATTATTAATCAACAAACAATAGAAAGTAAAAAATATAAAATTAATATATTTATATTATGTTGTTCAGCATTATGTTATATTTTAGGACAACTTGGGTTTATATCTTGGGTTCCTGAGTATACTACTCAAAATATCAAACAAGATATTCAATCTGCTGGAAACTTAGTGAGCAATTTTTGGATGTCATATATGTTTGGTATGTGGTGTTTTAGTTACATATTAACATTCTTTGATCTACAAAAATCAATTACCGTTCTTAGTGGAATTTCTACATTCTTAATGTATTTATTTATTCACAATACATATTTACCAATACTAAAAATTATAATAATTTTTCTAGGTTTTTTTTCCAGTGCAATCTATACTATAATTATTACTTTAACATCATTACAAACTCAACAACCATCTCAAAAATTAATTAATAATGTATTAATGTTTGGAACAATTGGTACCTTATTAACATTTATTATTACTGGTCCTGTGGTATCTACGATGGGAATATATGGGGCATTAATTTTCTGTAATATACTTTATGGAATAGTGTTTATACTATCTGGAATATTAAAATTTACTAGTAATCATAAAAAAAATTTATAAATATCATGTTTTATAATCCCAGTAAATTATAAATATTTTCTATAGTTTTTTGTGCTATTTTTTTTGCTTGATAAGCACCATAGTCTAAAATATTTTTCAAATAGGGTAAATTATTTCTAAAATAATGAAACTTTTCTTGTAATACAGATAATTTATTTGAAATCATACATGCTAATAAATATTTAAAATCTTTATATGAAGTTTTTTTAAAAATTTTTTCTACTTCATGTATATTTTGTCTTTTTAAACTAGCATAAATATTTAATAAATTTGAAATTCCTGGTTTTGTATCAGAATTATAAAAAATTTTATTTTCGGAATCAGTAACTGACTTATTAATCTTGTTAAAAACAGATTTTTTATTATCTAATAAAAATATTACATTATTATGATTAACATCTGTTTTGGACATTTTAATAGTAGGATTCAGCAAAGCCATAATTTTACAACTATATTTATTTGGTATATAACTATCAGGAATATTAAAAAATTTACCATGCAGAAAATTAAATCGATGAGCAATATTTCTTGCTAATTCCAAATGTTGTTTTTGATCCTTTCCAATCAAAACAACATTACTTTGATATAACAAAATATCAGAAGACATTAATATTGGGTAATTAAATAAACCAGAATTAATATTCTTGGCATATATTTTAGACTTTTGTTTAAACTGTACCATTCTTTTTAATTCACCAAAATAAGTATAACAATTTAAAATCCAATTTAATTGACAATGTTGATGTACTTGTGATTGTAAAAATATAATACTTTGTTTTGGATTAATTCCAGCAGATAAATAAAAACATAAAGTATCTAGTTTGGATTGCTGTAATGAACTAATATTTTTAAATACTGTTAATGCATGTAAATCAGCAATACTATAAATGCAATGATGTGTAGTTTGCATAGAAGACCAATGAAGTATTGAACCAATATAATTTCCAATAGTTAATGTACCAGAGGGTTGTACAGCACTAAATAAAATTGGTTTCAATAAATTCATAAATAATTCCTCAAAATATATTCAATTGACATTAAAAAATGACAATTACTTTAATTTCCAATAAATATTTTGTAATTTATTTCTAATCATTGTAATTGTATGCTTATAATTTTTTGAATGAAAAATAGCAGAACCCATAACTAAAATATTTGCTCCAGCACGCACTACTTCGGTGACATTCTCGATGTTAATACCTCCATCTACTTCTAGTAAAATATTGGGAAAAAATTTATTAATTCGAATTCTAACTTCTTTAATTTTATCTAATATTGAAGGAATAAATTTTTGATTTCCAAAACCAGGATTAACACTCATTAATACAATTAAATCTAATTTGTCCATCACATAATCTAAAATATTTAATGGAGTTGCAGGATTTAAAACTAAACCACATTTACACCCGTATTTTTGAATTAAACTAAGGGTTCTATCAATGTGGTTACTAGTTTCTGGATGAAAAGAAATAAATTCTACTCCTAATTTTGCAAAAATAGGAAT
The sequence above is drawn from the Buchnera aphidicola (Myzocallis carpini) genome and encodes:
- the rpe gene encoding ribulose-phosphate 3-epimerase, whose product is MQKIFIAPSILSADFSRLGKDVNNVLKAGGDIIHFDVMDNCYVPNLTFGPLVLESLKKYKICAPIDVHLMVRSVDNLIPIFAKLGVEFISFHPETSNHIDRTLSLIQKYGCKCGLVLNPATPLNILDYVMDKLDLIVLMSVNPGFGNQKFIPSILDKIKEVRIRINKFFPNILLEVDGGINIENVTEVVRAGANILVMGSAIFHSKNYKHTITMIRNKLQNIYWKLK
- the tsgA gene encoding MFS transporter TsgA, coding for MNKKNLLGLTIIGFLSYFLTGAMIVVTGIVIHNLAQYFHLSIAKMSNAFTFLNAGILVAIFLNSRITQCISLKKQIIMGFFLIIISVLGFIQSNNLMLFCSNMFILGIVGGITMSIGTFLITNIYSGKERTSKLLITDSFFSMSGMIFPVLASYLLSHKILWYWIYIIISIIYFIIFLITLNVKFPKINNNIINQQTIESKKYKINIFILCCSALCYILGQLGFISWVPEYTTQNIKQDIQSAGNLVSNFWMSYMFGMWCFSYILTFFDLQKSITVLSGISTFLMYLFIHNTYLPILKIIIIFLGFFSSAIYTIIITLTSLQTQQPSQKLINNVLMFGTIGTLLTFIITGPVVSTMGIYGALIFCNILYGIVFILSGILKFTSNHKKNL
- the trpS gene encoding tryptophan--tRNA ligase — its product is MNLLKPILFSAVQPSGTLTIGNYIGSILHWSSMQTTHHCIYSIADLHALTVFKNISSLQQSKLDTLCFYLSAGINPKQSIIFLQSQVHQHCQLNWILNCYTYFGELKRMVQFKQKSKIYAKNINSGLFNYPILMSSDILLYQSNVVLIGKDQKQHLELARNIAHRFNFLHGKFFNIPDSYIPNKYSCKIMALLNPTIKMSKTDVNHNNVIFLLDNKKSVFNKINKSVTDSENKIFYNSDTKPGISNLLNIYASLKRQNIHEVEKIFKKTSYKDFKYLLACMISNKLSVLQEKFHYFRNNLPYLKNILDYGAYQAKKIAQKTIENIYNLLGL